From the Lactuca sativa cultivar Salinas chromosome 9, Lsat_Salinas_v11, whole genome shotgun sequence genome, the window AGTTCTTCCTTCAAGAACAACTGCAGCATGTCTGTTGATGTCTTGTAGGAAAGATCTTTTGAATGGCTCATATTGTGCTTCCAGCTCATCATTCCCACTTTCAGTAGCTAGCCCATGACCCTATCAATTCAATTACAATTTATACTAATTTACATTTTACATACATACATTactaaagaattaaaaaaaaaaatccaactctgtttcttactggaataTGTGTGTAATCATCTCCTTCATCAGCCTCCATGTCCAGAGTTGGATCTACCTTCCTAATCTGTATGTATGTCAAGTTACATTGTGATGTGATCTGAATGAAATAAGAATGTTGAAAGTTGGTTATAATACCTTGTGCTTAATTTCACTAGCCAAAATAGCATCTTGCCTTAAGAAAACTGCAAGCTCCTCATCTTCTGCAGCCTCTGCAGCAGCAGCAACAATATTTCTGGTGCTGTGAAGGTATTGTGCTCTCCAGTATTTTGTCCAAAAATCTTTCTCTGTCATCTAACAATCAATCAGAATTAGAAAGCAGGTTCATAATTCATATTCATTCTGTTTACTCCTTACCTTGTTAGGTACAAAATTTAGATATGCCTGCCTCACTGCTGGTTTTTCAGCAAAAATCTgggaaaaacattttcattttcatGTATTAATAATGTTTGAgacgaagaaaaaaaaaacatcatcatcaaagatagatagatagatacctGGTGAATCATCTCTGGTGTCAAGTTAAATGTAACTTTGTTTGACTGAAACAAAAACAAGGCTCCAAAATCAAAAGATGCAAAAAGTGGACATATGAGTTTGAATGTATTGTATGGAGAGATAAGATACATACCTGACCATCAGATGAAGGTTTGACATTGAAAATCATGTCACTTTTCAACCCCACTTTTTGTTTTGCTTTTCTACTGCTACTTGTATTATTCACATCTAGCAACTTCTGCACTTATTGGTAAACATACATTAAATTTCTCTGTTACATATAAACAAAATCATACAGGTTTCATTAAGCAAGCAACTACTAACCTTTCTTGTAGCCCAAAATTCAGTCTCTGACAACACACCTCTTATCACAAACTGCTTATGAAGCTTCTGCAGCTCACTACAGTACACAAACAATTAAATGTTCATGTTATTATCTCAAACACATAAACTAACTATCTCAATAGATGATGAATGTTATTGTTGAGAAAGATAAGCTACCTGTCCTCTTGCAGCAGCTTAATCCTACGTTCCATTTCTGCTGAGCTAAGTTGTTCATCTTTGTGTGCAAGTGGAACAGCTTTTTCAGAGTCACCTTCCCCATAAAATGTAATAGCTTTAGCTGTGTTCAATCATGTCATGTCATATATATCATATCAGTAACAAAGAATCAACAAGAGAATAAGAACATAACAGAAGCACCAAATGGCATTCATTACCTACAAAGTCTCGACAAAGTTCCCTGTCTGAGAAATTTTCAAACTCAAAGATGTAATTACCCTGGAAATGGAATCATTGAAAGCTTTCTTGGATGAAACATCAAATGTTATAGACAGATATGTTTCAGTTGTTGAAAGCCTGAAACATGATTGATTGATATATATACAGTTACAAAAGAATTGAAAAATGGAAAAAGAAACCTGATCTTGAGTGAGATTAAGTAAGGCAGGCCTGTTGGAACCCTCCTTGCTGGATTTGTGTCCTTAAGAAAGACAAAGAAACAGATGGAAAGCAATCAATATCATTGATGCATGGATGAAAGTAAAATAGACAAACATTGATAAGGTAATTTTACTTGCCTTTTATAAGTCTGAATTCTACATTAAGCCTGATGGAGGATGATGGATCATTAGGCATAAAAACAAACCTCTCCCTTGTCTGCAGATCGACTATTCATTAGTAAGGAAGCCAAATCCTACACCTCATCCAATATATCAACAATAATTACATTAACAAAGTAAGAAATTTATAAGAATCCAAAATAATTGGGTTTAAGAAAacttcaccattttcaatgtcccaCGAACACCAGGGTCTTTGACAGAAGATTTGTATTTCGCACGTTTAACAACCTGCGTCTCCATCATGCTTCAGAAGATGATTTCTTGATTTTCTTGATGCTAAATAacttaggggctgtttggtatTCGCTGAATGATTTAGCGCTGAATGGCTAAGAGGCCTGAATGTTTCAAAGATTCTGAAAGATTCAtgttgtttagtaattacctttagGTTTACCGGTCTGCACTCGGAATCAACGGTAATAAGGAACGATGACGTGAAATCCTTAGGCACGAAGACGTGATATCTTGAGCGAGTGAATGGTGACCTTAACGGTGGTCGTTAGACTTGGGTGGACTTCGGTGAATGTCGTCACCCGGTGCTCGAGCCTTGAATCGATTGAGCAACTTCAGAGTTAAAACGTCGATAACTTTCTTTCATAACCAGATAACCCCATCGACCATCGTACCCCTttttaatttttgagttttatttttactttttatgaTAATC encodes:
- the LOC111882703 gene encoding general transcription and DNA repair factor IIH subunit TFB1-3 isoform X1, with product MMETQVVKRAKYKSSVKDPGVRGTLKMTRERFVFMPNDPSSSIRLNVEFRLIKGHKSSKEGSNRPALLNLTQDQGNYIFEFENFSDRELCRDFVAKAITFYGEGDSEKAVPLAHKDEQLSSAEMERRIKLLQEDSELQKLHKQFVIRGVLSETEFWATRKKLLDVNNTSSSRKAKQKVGLKSDMIFNVKPSSDGQSNKVTFNLTPEMIHQIFAEKPAVRQAYLNFVPNKMTEKDFWTKYWRAQYLHSTRNIVAAAAEAAEDEELAVFLRQDAILASEIKHKIRKVDPTLDMEADEGDDYTHIPGHGLATESGNDELEAQYEPFKRSFLQDINRHAAVVLEGRTVDFETEGDTRSVAQAIATCKRVELAKEASSDGNLVHQERLDRITRMAEIEDLQAPRDPPVAPLSIKDPRDYFDSQQQVVGMGMGDELGGGGRQFKSRMKTSETYASLRGFISEIRTLGLTDPVVRPEVAVKVLNGLTQTISSSKYQRGFGKNPHDSILDTLPTVTKDELLLHWTSIQELLKHFWSSYPITTSYLYTKVSRLKDAMSQIYPKLQEIKESVQSDSRHQVSLLVQPMLQALDAAFAHYDAVDQRKRSSANGYNV
- the LOC111882703 gene encoding general transcription and DNA repair factor IIH subunit TFB1-1 isoform X2, translating into MPNDPSSSIRLNVEFRLIKGHKSSKEGSNRPALLNLTQDQGNYIFEFENFSDRELCRDFVAKAITFYGEGDSEKAVPLAHKDEQLSSAEMERRIKLLQEDSELQKLHKQFVIRGVLSETEFWATRKKLLDVNNTSSSRKAKQKVGLKSDMIFNVKPSSDGQSNKVTFNLTPEMIHQIFAEKPAVRQAYLNFVPNKMTEKDFWTKYWRAQYLHSTRNIVAAAAEAAEDEELAVFLRQDAILASEIKHKIRKVDPTLDMEADEGDDYTHIPGHGLATESGNDELEAQYEPFKRSFLQDINRHAAVVLEGRTVDFETEGDTRSVAQAIATCKRVELAKEASSDGNLVHQERLDRITRMAEIEDLQAPRDPPVAPLSIKDPRDYFDSQQQVVGMGMGDELGGGGRQFKSRMKTSETYASLRGFISEIRTLGLTDPVVRPEVAVKVLNGLTQTISSSKYQRGFGKNPHDSILDTLPTVTKDELLLHWTSIQELLKHFWSSYPITTSYLYTKVSRLKDAMSQIYPKLQEIKESVQSDSRHQVSLLVQPMLQALDAAFAHYDAVDQRKRSSANGYNV